A segment of the Pirellulales bacterium genome:
GGGCCCCGGTATAGTTCGTGATCGCCAAACTCAAGTTGTGCTGATTGTTCATGCACGTGTTGCGGCGTGCGGCTTCGCGCGCCATCTGCACGGCCGGCAACAACAGCGCCACCAGGGTGCCGATGATGCTGATCACTACCAATAGCTCGACCAGGGTGAAGCCCCGGCGTTCGGGCGTGACGCGCCCGTGCGACAGTCGAGAACCGCGAGCAATACGACGGATCATATAATTACCTCTCTTGTGTCCCCAGCCGACTGGTACGGCGCAGAAAGCACCCCTGGATATGACAATCGTCAGTTTATCAATGCCATCGAGGCGGGACAAGCAATTTGGACAAATTATAATTGCCCTAAAACGTGAGGTAGCAAACGGTTCCTTAATGTTCCCGGCCCCCGTCGAGAACCGACGCGAGTCCCTGCTCGATAAAGCCAGAGATGGTTCCTAAAAGCCCATCCGAAACAGAGAATGCTCTACGAAAATCATCCAAATTGCCAAAACGCATGATCGACCCGACCGGTCCCTCGCGGCACGCATCGCTATCGCTTCCCGCTGACCGCCAAGATCCCGCGGCAGAAGTCCGGCAGATCATCCGGCTTACGGCTGGAGACGAAATGCCGGTCGATGACCACGGAAGCATCCTCCCACTGGGCCCCGGCGTTGACCAGATCGTCTTTGATGCCGGGCGAGCCGGTGACCCGAACGCCCCGATACACGCCCGCCGAAATGGGGATCCAACCCCCGTGGCAGATCGCGGCCACGAGCTTGCCCGCCCCGGCGAATTCGCGCACCAGCGACAGGACCTGCGGGTCGCGGCGCAGCTTATCCGGCATGAAACCGCCAGGAATTACGACGCCGTGGAAGTCTCCGGCCTTCATGTCTGCTATGGCGGCGTCCGACCGGCAGGGATAGCTGTGCTTACCGTGATAGACGCGATCCGCCGCCGGACCGGCCACGGTCACCGCGGCCCCGGCCTCGATCAGCCGCAGCCGGGGGTACCATAGCTCCAGATCCTCATAGATGTCATCGACAAACATCAGGAAACGCTGGCCGGCCAGGGGCTCGCTCATCGTAAAGTCTCGCGGTTCGGGGGCTGCAAATCTCTCTCGCTAGCCGCCGAGTATACCGCACCGTGAGTAGCTGGCGCCGTCGTCGTCAGCCCGCGAATCAGCAGGTCACCAGGTTAGGCGCGGAGCAACACCTGGGAGAAAGCCTGTCGGGCAACAGAATCGCCAGAATGCCATGTGCCGTCGACCGGCGGGCGAATTTCGGCCGGCGTGCGAAACCGACCGTTAATTCAGTTCCGCATCGGTCTGCTGCTGCGAGCCGACATATTTGCAGAGGACGATTTCGAGCCAGATTTCGTCGATCCGGTCGAACGGCTCATAAAGATGTACCGGCACAGGCTCGGCAGCCGGGCTTTGCTCCGCGGCGCCCGAGTGGGCCAGGTCTGGCATCGCAAAGGCCGGTCGCGACGTCTGCCCTGCGCGAGTGGCCCGCTGATAATCGACCGTTCCCGGGCTAAGCGTGCGCCCGTCCAGCGGTCCATGGCAGAGGCGAAAGAATCGCTTCATCGCGATCGCACAGCTCTCGGTGGGTGGCCGTCTGGTTCAGCGGCGATAAGACTGCCGCGGTGCGACGCACCCTCGGCCGCTAATGTTTCGGTCGGCCGGTACAGAGAACTTGAATGAATTTGGGGATTTCATCTCCAACGGCCGGTGCTATCACCGATTCGCGGACCGCGCGCCACAGGCTATGCTGAGTTGAAATCCGCCCCCGATCCGTATCTCGCCCTTTTGCCAGCATGAATCAGCCCTGGTACACGATCGACAATGTTGCCGACCTGATCACGCCCGCCCTGGTCGTTTATCCGGATCGGGTCGACGAGAACTTGCGCCGCATGATTGCCCGCACCGGCGACGTGGCGCGCCTGCGTCCGCACGTGAAAACGCACAAGATGCCAGACGTGGTGCGGCGCAAGCTGGCGTTGGGCATTACGAAATTCAAATGCGCGACGATCGCCGAAGCCGAGATGCTAGCCCAGTGCGGGGCGCCCGACGTGCTGCTGGCCTACCAGCCGGTCGGACCGAACGCGGCGCGAATGGCTCAGTTGGCCGCCACGTTTCCCGCGACACACTTTTCGACCGTGGCCGATGATGCCCAGGCAGTACGAGAACTGTCGGCGGCGGTCGAGGCCGTCGGCGCGACGATCGAAGTCCTGCTCGACCTGGACGTGGGCATGCATCGCAGCGGCATTGCTCCCGGTGAGCAGGCTGTTGACCTCTATCGTCGGATTGCGCTCTCACCTGGGCTCAAGCCTGGTGGGCTGCACGTCTACGACGGTCACATTCGCGCCTCGGACCTGGCCGAGCGTCGAGAAGATGCCGAGACGGCATTTGCCGCGGTGGACAACTTACTGCGCGACCTGGCAATCGCAGGCCTGCCCGTGCCACGCATCGTCAGTGGTGGCACACCAACGTTCCCAGTCTATGCCGGCCACGTGGACCGCGAATGCAGTCCCGGTACGTGCGTGTTTTGGGATCATGCCTACGCCACGCGTTTTCCGGATCTCGACTTCCTGCCAGCGGCGCTCTTGGTGACCCGCGTCATCAGCCGGCCGACGGCGAATCGTTTGTGTCTGGACCTGGGCTATAAGGCGGTCTCACCCGACAATCCCGACCAGCGCGTTCACTTGCTCGATCTGCCCGACGCGAAATCGGTCGTTCACAGCGAAGAGCATCTGGCGATCGAAACCTCGCATGCCGGCGAGTTCGCTGTGGGCGACGTCTTATATGGCGTGCCCTGGCATATATGTCCCACCGTCGCTCTGCACGCGGCGGCCGTTACAATCGTCAATCGTCGCGCAACAGGCGTCTGGCCCGTGGTTGCCCGCGACCGAAAGCTGACCATCTAACCGCGCGGCCGATTCCTAAACTTGTCCCGCCGAAACCAGCGGGTTAGGCTCAGAATTTGGCCGGAAGTCGCCGGCGCGTGGGGCAACGGGCAGTTCCCACGGCAGCATGCGCGCTCGAGCCCGCCAGAGTCTCATCTCGTAATTGTTCGTGGTCGTCCTGACCGTATAGCTGTCGATCGTTCTATGAAGCCTCGCACCAAAGCACATCGCAAGCAGCAGGCCGTCCGGATCAAGCCCGCGACGTACCTACCGGACGCGCCGACTGAACCGCGTTCGCGAAGGGCCGCGGCAGCAGGGCTATTGCTGGCGCTAGTGGTCGTGGCTTACTTGCCAGTCGTTCGCGCCGGCTTCATTTGGGACGACGAGAGCTACGTCGAGAATAACGAGGCGTTGCACACCTTCGACGGACTGCGGCGCATCTGGTTCGATAAATCGACCGAGCGACAGTATTACCCGCTGGTTCACACCACGTTCTGGATCGAATACCACCTGTGGGGCTTGCATCCGCTGGGGTATCACCTGATCAATGTTTCGCTGCACGCGCTGAGTGCCGTGCTGCTGTGGCGACTGCTGGTCCGGCTGCGCGTGCCCGGCGCGTGGCTGGCGGCGGCGCTCTTCGCCGTTCATCCGGTCATGGTCGAAAGCGTGGCCTGGGTGACCGAGCGCAAGAACGTCCTCAGCCTGGCGCTGGCCCTGCTGTCGCTGCACGCCTATCTACGTTTTGCGCCGGCCGACGACGATGGCCGGCTGCAAACTGCTCGACCGCGCGATGCGTGGCGCTGGTATGCGCTGGCGCTGGTCTTGTTCCTGGCAGCACTGTTGAGCAAAACGGTCGTGGCCTCGCTGCCGGCCGTGATCTTGGTGATCTACTGGTGGAAGCGTGGACGGATCACGCCGCAGGATATGCTGCC
Coding sequences within it:
- a CDS encoding D-TA family PLP-dependent enzyme; this encodes MNQPWYTIDNVADLITPALVVYPDRVDENLRRMIARTGDVARLRPHVKTHKMPDVVRRKLALGITKFKCATIAEAEMLAQCGAPDVLLAYQPVGPNAARMAQLAATFPATHFSTVADDAQAVRELSAAVEAVGATIEVLLDLDVGMHRSGIAPGEQAVDLYRRIALSPGLKPGGLHVYDGHIRASDLAERREDAETAFAAVDNLLRDLAIAGLPVPRIVSGGTPTFPVYAGHVDRECSPGTCVFWDHAYATRFPDLDFLPAALLVTRVISRPTANRLCLDLGYKAVSPDNPDQRVHLLDLPDAKSVVHSEEHLAIETSHAGEFAVGDVLYGVPWHICPTVALHAAAVTIVNRRATGVWPVVARDRKLTI
- a CDS encoding type 1 glutamine amidotransferase domain-containing protein, which produces MSEPLAGQRFLMFVDDIYEDLELWYPRLRLIEAGAAVTVAGPAADRVYHGKHSYPCRSDAAIADMKAGDFHGVVIPGGFMPDKLRRDPQVLSLVREFAGAGKLVAAICHGGWIPISAGVYRGVRVTGSPGIKDDLVNAGAQWEDASVVIDRHFVSSRKPDDLPDFCRGILAVSGKR